In the Passer domesticus isolate bPasDom1 chromosome 4, bPasDom1.hap1, whole genome shotgun sequence genome, one interval contains:
- the SPEF1 gene encoding sperm flagellar protein 1, whose protein sequence is MAAEGPEPGPDASLVSLYRWLDTVPLSRPRRNIARDFSDGVLAAEVVKFFFPSLVELHSFVPTSSTAQKAANWGHLNRKVLSKLNLRLPEEMIQALARSRPGTAEQLLQLLRDKILQRQSNSKGRGGKPPAEPAALDEGGYLDTGQPNVRSDLGRGCIQDGSARVVTVPGQPGAGPGDMRQQLAEREQALALARDTIQILQAKVGRLEQLLLLKNLRIDDLSRRLQQLQGHRR, encoded by the exons ATGGCGGCCGAGGGGCCGGAGCCGGGCCCGGACgcgtccctggtgtccctgtaCCGCTGGCTGGACACGGTGCCGCTGTCGCGGCCGCGCAGGAACATCGCCCGCGACTTCAGCGACGGGG tgCTGGCGGCCGAGGTGGTGAAGTTCTTCTTCCCCTCCCTGGTGGAGCTGCACAGCTTTGTCCCCACCAGCTCCACGGCGCAGAAAGCCGCCAACTGGGGCCACCTCAACAG GAAAGTGCTGAGCAAGCTGAACCTGCGGCTCCCCGAGGAGATGATCCAGGCGCTGGCGCGGAGCCGGCCGGGAACGGccgagcagctcctgcagctcctgcggGACAAAATCCTCCAGAGGCAGAGCAACAGCAAGGGACGGGGCGGGAAG cctccagcagagccagcagcactggacGAGGGCGGGTACCTGGACACAG GCCAGCCCAATGTCCGGAGCGAtttgggaaggggctgcatCCAGGATGGCTCTGCCAG GGTGGTGacagtgccagggcagcccggggctggccctggggacatgcGACAGCAGCTGGCGGAGCGCGAGCAGGCGCTGGCGCTGGCGCGGGACACGATCCAG ATCCTGCAGGCCAAGGTGGGgcggctggagcagctcctgctcctcaaGAATCTCCGCATCGACGACCTGAGCCGgcggctgcagcagctgcagggccaccgCCGCTGA